A single genomic interval of Dyella sp. GSA-30 harbors:
- a CDS encoding 8-oxo-dGTP diphosphatase, which translates to MPYTPIVATLGYVLSADRRRVLMIHRNSRPDDIHLGKYNGLGGKMEPGEDIAACMRREILEEAGIECQSMRLRGTLNWPGFGKQGEDWLGFIFLIDAFSGEPFERNPEGALEWVERDRLMELPMWEGDRHFLPLVFDEDARPFHGVMPYRDGKMQSWGFTRL; encoded by the coding sequence ATGCCCTACACCCCTATTGTCGCTACCCTCGGCTACGTGCTGTCCGCGGACCGTCGTCGGGTGCTCATGATTCACCGCAATTCCCGTCCCGACGACATTCATCTGGGCAAGTACAACGGCCTGGGTGGCAAGATGGAGCCGGGCGAAGACATCGCCGCCTGCATGCGTCGCGAGATTCTCGAAGAAGCCGGTATCGAGTGCCAGTCGATGCGTCTACGCGGCACCTTGAACTGGCCGGGGTTCGGCAAACAGGGCGAGGACTGGCTGGGTTTTATTTTTCTGATCGACGCCTTCAGTGGCGAGCCTTTTGAGCGTAATCCTGAGGGGGCGCTGGAATGGGTAGAGCGGGATCGCCTGATGGAGCTGCCGATGTGGGAGGGCGATCGCCACTTCCTGCCGTTGGTGTTTGACGAGGATGCGCGGCCGTTTCATGGGGTGATGCCGTATCGGGATGGGAAGATGCAGTCGTGGGGGTTTACACGGTTGTGA
- a CDS encoding phosphodiester glycosidase family protein, whose amino-acid sequence MCAPTRRLPFYLLPLAILGFLAGCTRQAQAVDSNDIVFDSQSFKVVTVDIAREPLALFWKNPDSGEPFGTIETLRQWGMAKNRKLLFAANAGIYDRQFSPLGLYVENGKAQVPLNLARGNPASGNFSLQPNGVFAIYPDGRAAVRSSTDFKADGKPAQWATQSGPMLVIDGQLNNQFVDDSSSMKWRSGVCARTPHEVVFAVSTAPVNFHTFARLFRDQIGCRDALYLDGTISQFYLDGAGYAGAPTFMVKPYAGIFAVFANDE is encoded by the coding sequence ATGTGCGCGCCCACCCGACGTCTCCCCTTTTATTTGTTGCCACTGGCCATCCTCGGCTTCCTGGCCGGATGCACGCGCCAGGCACAGGCCGTCGACAGCAACGACATCGTGTTCGACAGCCAGAGTTTCAAAGTCGTCACCGTCGATATCGCACGCGAGCCCTTAGCCCTGTTCTGGAAAAACCCCGACAGCGGCGAGCCGTTCGGTACGATCGAAACGCTTCGGCAATGGGGCATGGCCAAAAACCGGAAACTGTTGTTCGCGGCCAATGCCGGCATCTACGACCGCCAGTTCTCACCGCTGGGTCTTTACGTCGAAAACGGCAAGGCACAGGTGCCGTTGAACCTCGCGCGAGGCAATCCGGCATCCGGTAATTTTTCATTGCAGCCGAACGGCGTGTTTGCGATCTACCCCGATGGCCGCGCGGCAGTACGCAGCAGCACCGACTTCAAGGCCGATGGCAAGCCCGCACAATGGGCAACCCAGTCCGGACCGATGCTGGTGATCGACGGGCAGCTCAACAATCAATTCGTCGACGACTCGTCCAGCATGAAATGGCGAAGCGGCGTTTGCGCGCGTACACCGCACGAGGTGGTGTTTGCGGTCAGCACGGCGCCGGTGAATTTCCATACATTCGCCCGCCTGTTCCGCGACCAGATCGGCTGCCGTGATGCGCTGTACCTGGATGGCACCATCTCACAGTTCTACCTCGATGGTGCCGGTTATGCCGGCGCACCCACGTTCATGGTCAAACCCTATGCTGGCATCTTCGCTGTTTTCGCCAATGACGAGTAA
- a CDS encoding penicillin acylase family protein, producing MTSKPRRTQRGRICWLRFLVSLIVIVILAALLTGWALIYGSRPQLSGERTLPGLGDAVAVTRDAQGTVTLQAKNRADIDYALGYVHAQERYFSMDLMRRLAAGELAELVGPAALDTDLNHRRHRLRAVAEAAYAQLPPEQQQQLIRYAAGVNAGLADLQTRPWEYLLLQTQPKAWRPEDTFLIVAAMYLDLNEDGRNQRELRIIRMRSELPDALVDFLLAPNPDWEAPLRGDLSRPPVIPGPDVFDLRKTTPAASSSDASVLASAIAPALDDARPGSNSFAIAGNLSETGAAILANDMHLGLRVPNIWFRARFRYTDSTAPNGTREVNGVTLPGTPAMVVGSNGQIAWGFTNSYGDWQDWFRVQRDPSDKSRYKVPEGWATIETHDEVIHIRGAASRTLTVEDTRWGPIMAADADGAPLALAWVGGMAHGYNLGFASLERMNSTHAALDLAPTLGMPPQNLLVADNAGHIGWTIAANSIPLRSNVDPQHAIDGSLAEHGWMGWLPAAQYPRIEDPADGRLWTANNRTVDGPELAVLGNGGHDLGARAQQIRDDLRARNSFSPGNLLDVQLDNRAVFLGRWQRLLQDTLASTQEPALVQLRQLTAQWTNRAAVDSVDYRLVRAFREQVFKDALAPFVERLKARYSDFTWPNLSSSEAAVWIMVRDKPMNLLDPKYSDWDSLLVGAAREVANDLGKQPGGLSARTWGEANRAAIDQPLARVLPSPLARLLNMPQEALAGDTNMPRVAGPAFGASERLDVSPGHEAQSILHMPGGQSDNPLSPFYGAGHEDWVNGRPTPLLPGPDHYTLTLRPPH from the coding sequence ATGACGAGTAAGCCACGCAGGACACAGCGTGGCCGTATCTGCTGGCTGCGCTTCCTTGTTTCGCTCATCGTCATCGTCATCCTCGCCGCACTGCTTACCGGCTGGGCATTGATATACGGCAGCCGCCCACAACTGAGCGGCGAACGAACCCTCCCCGGTCTCGGCGATGCGGTGGCCGTAACCCGCGACGCACAGGGCACCGTCACGCTGCAAGCAAAAAATCGCGCTGACATCGACTACGCACTTGGTTATGTGCACGCCCAGGAGCGCTATTTTTCGATGGACCTGATGCGCCGCCTGGCTGCCGGCGAACTGGCCGAACTCGTCGGGCCGGCCGCGCTCGACACCGACCTCAATCATCGTCGCCATCGCTTGCGCGCCGTCGCCGAAGCAGCATACGCACAGCTCCCTCCGGAACAGCAGCAGCAACTGATCCGCTACGCAGCGGGTGTCAACGCCGGTCTGGCCGACCTGCAAACCCGCCCGTGGGAATATCTGTTGTTGCAGACACAGCCCAAGGCGTGGCGCCCGGAAGACACTTTCCTGATCGTCGCGGCGATGTATCTGGACCTCAACGAAGACGGCCGTAACCAACGTGAATTACGCATCATCCGGATGCGCTCCGAACTGCCCGATGCGCTGGTGGACTTCCTGCTCGCACCCAATCCGGATTGGGAAGCGCCGCTGAGGGGCGATCTCTCGCGACCGCCAGTGATTCCTGGCCCGGATGTTTTCGACCTGCGCAAAACTACGCCTGCCGCTTCGAGCAGCGATGCAAGCGTGCTTGCCTCGGCGATCGCGCCCGCGCTCGACGATGCGCGACCCGGCAGCAACAGCTTCGCCATCGCCGGCAACCTCTCTGAAACGGGCGCGGCCATCCTCGCCAACGATATGCATCTGGGCTTGCGCGTGCCCAATATCTGGTTCCGTGCACGCTTCCGATATACCGACAGCACCGCACCCAACGGCACGCGTGAGGTCAACGGCGTCACCCTGCCCGGTACGCCCGCCATGGTGGTTGGAAGCAATGGTCAGATAGCGTGGGGCTTCACCAACAGTTACGGCGACTGGCAGGACTGGTTCCGCGTGCAACGCGATCCCAGCGACAAGTCGCGCTACAAGGTGCCTGAAGGCTGGGCCACGATCGAGACGCATGACGAAGTCATTCACATCAGGGGAGCGGCCTCACGCACGCTCACGGTGGAAGACACGCGCTGGGGGCCGATCATGGCCGCCGATGCCGACGGTGCGCCGCTTGCGTTGGCCTGGGTCGGTGGCATGGCCCACGGCTACAACCTGGGCTTCGCGTCGCTGGAACGTATGAACAGCACGCACGCCGCACTCGATCTGGCCCCTACCTTGGGGATGCCCCCGCAGAATCTGCTGGTCGCCGACAATGCTGGGCATATCGGTTGGACGATCGCCGCCAACAGCATCCCGCTTCGCTCGAATGTCGATCCGCAGCATGCGATCGACGGCTCGCTTGCCGAGCACGGCTGGATGGGCTGGTTGCCTGCTGCGCAATATCCGCGCATCGAAGATCCGGCGGATGGCCGGCTGTGGACCGCAAATAACCGCACAGTCGACGGCCCCGAGCTTGCCGTGCTCGGCAACGGCGGCCACGATCTTGGCGCCCGTGCCCAGCAGATCCGCGACGACTTACGCGCACGCAACAGTTTCTCGCCCGGCAATCTGCTGGATGTGCAGCTGGATAACCGCGCCGTGTTCCTCGGGCGTTGGCAGCGCTTGTTGCAGGACACGCTGGCCAGCACACAGGAACCCGCCTTGGTCCAGTTGCGCCAGCTCACTGCGCAATGGACGAACCGTGCCGCAGTCGACAGCGTCGACTATCGCCTGGTGCGCGCATTCCGCGAGCAGGTTTTCAAAGATGCGCTCGCACCTTTCGTCGAGCGCCTCAAGGCCCGCTACAGCGATTTCACCTGGCCAAACCTGAGTAGCTCCGAAGCCGCCGTGTGGATCATGGTCCGCGACAAACCGATGAATCTGCTCGACCCCAAATACAGCGACTGGGATAGCCTGCTGGTAGGCGCGGCGCGCGAAGTTGCCAACGATCTGGGCAAGCAGCCGGGCGGCCTGTCGGCACGTACCTGGGGCGAGGCCAATCGCGCGGCCATCGATCAACCGCTGGCGCGCGTCCTGCCGAGTCCGCTTGCACGACTACTGAACATGCCCCAAGAGGCGCTCGCGGGCGATACCAATATGCCGCGCGTGGCTGGACCCGCGTTTGGGGCGTCGGAACGTCTCGACGTCAGTCCGGGGCACGAGGCCCAAAGCATCCTGCATATGCCTGGTGGCCAGAGCGACAACCCGCTGTCACCGTTCTACGGCGCGGGCCACGAGGACTGGGTGAACGGCCGTCCGACACCCTTGCTGCCCGGGCCGGATCACTACACCTTGACACTGCGCCCGCCACATTAA
- a CDS encoding DUF4019 domain-containing protein: MSQIDRVALRRVVKRAHYLVITLSMTLSVVAIGAHAQDTQTLDNAMATASSWLAQADADQADVMWQNSDGVLQKSVSKSAWKKYLTGLHRQWGALKGREWLQVAHISDPSGLPPGEYLNVIYSATYTNAPLLETVSLMRNGNQWTPVGYTVRPVHEQAPPIAQAAAARP; the protein is encoded by the coding sequence ATGAGCCAGATTGATCGTGTCGCTCTTCGGCGCGTTGTAAAGCGCGCTCACTATCTTGTGATCACACTGAGCATGACGCTTTCGGTTGTCGCGATCGGCGCTCATGCGCAGGATACGCAGACACTCGATAACGCCATGGCTACGGCCAGCAGTTGGCTCGCGCAAGCGGATGCCGATCAAGCCGACGTCATGTGGCAGAACAGCGATGGTGTCTTGCAAAAGAGCGTCAGCAAGAGCGCCTGGAAAAAATATCTCACTGGCCTGCATCGGCAATGGGGCGCACTGAAAGGCCGCGAGTGGCTACAGGTCGCGCATATCAGCGATCCCAGCGGCTTGCCGCCCGGCGAATATCTCAATGTGATCTACAGCGCGACCTATACCAATGCGCCGCTGCTGGAAACCGTTTCGCTGATGCGTAACGGCAACCAGTGGACGCCGGTGGGCTATACCGTACGCCCCGTTCACGAGCAGGCCCCACCGATAGCGCAGGCTGCCGCGGCGCGTCCTTAG
- the dapE gene encoding succinyl-diaminopimelate desuccinylase: protein MSDVFDLTCDLIRRRSVTPEDAGCLSLIAARLEKQGFRIEHLRYGDVDNLWAVHGQSGPLLMFLGHTDVVPTGPEADWQSPPFEPTVRDGYLYGRGAADMKGSVAAMVVALEAFVTARPEHAGRVGLLLTSDEEGVALHGVREVVEHFRATCETIDWCVVGEPSAKAKLGDLIRVGRRGSLSGTLTVRGVQGHVAYPEKALNPIHAAAPALAELAAQVWDQGNADFPPTSFQISNLNAGTGANNVIPGALTALFNFRFSTASRAEELRERVETVLGKHGLDWHIDWHLSGEPFLTPPGGRVRDVVVSVCLDLCGVEPEQSTGGGTSDGRFIAPLGAEVVELGPVNATIHKVDECVAIADLERLPSLYEAICERMLA, encoded by the coding sequence ATGTCCGACGTTTTTGACCTGACTTGCGATTTGATACGCCGCCGCTCCGTCACGCCGGAGGATGCGGGTTGTCTGTCGCTGATTGCCGCACGCCTGGAGAAACAGGGTTTCCGAATCGAACACCTGCGTTATGGCGATGTCGACAATCTATGGGCCGTGCACGGACAGAGCGGTCCGCTACTGATGTTTCTTGGGCATACCGATGTCGTGCCCACGGGACCGGAAGCCGACTGGCAGAGTCCGCCGTTCGAGCCGACCGTGCGGGATGGCTATCTCTACGGCCGTGGCGCGGCAGACATGAAAGGCTCGGTAGCGGCGATGGTCGTCGCGCTCGAAGCCTTTGTTACTGCCCGGCCAGAGCATGCGGGTCGTGTCGGGTTGCTGCTGACCAGCGACGAAGAAGGTGTGGCGTTGCATGGCGTGCGTGAGGTGGTGGAGCATTTCCGCGCGACCTGTGAAACCATCGACTGGTGTGTCGTAGGTGAGCCCTCGGCGAAAGCGAAACTGGGCGATCTGATTCGCGTCGGTCGTCGCGGCTCGTTGTCGGGCACGCTGACCGTGCGCGGCGTGCAAGGGCATGTGGCGTATCCCGAAAAGGCACTCAATCCGATTCATGCAGCTGCGCCCGCCCTGGCCGAATTGGCGGCGCAAGTATGGGATCAGGGCAATGCGGATTTCCCGCCGACGTCCTTCCAGATATCCAATCTCAATGCCGGTACCGGTGCCAACAACGTTATCCCCGGTGCGCTGACGGCGCTGTTCAATTTTCGCTTCAGTACCGCCAGTCGTGCCGAAGAACTGCGCGAGCGCGTCGAAACGGTACTCGGCAAGCATGGTCTGGACTGGCATATCGATTGGCATCTTTCGGGCGAACCGTTTCTGACCCCGCCGGGCGGCAGGGTGCGTGATGTCGTGGTGTCGGTGTGTCTGGATCTGTGCGGTGTCGAGCCTGAGCAGAGCACGGGCGGCGGGACATCGGATGGTCGCTTTATTGCGCCACTTGGCGCCGAGGTCGTGGAACTGGGGCCGGTGAACGCGACGATTCACAAGGTCGACGAATGCGTGGCCATTGCCGACTTGGAGCGTTTGCCTTCGCTGTATGAAGCCATCTGCGAGCGAATGCTCGCCTAA
- a CDS encoding DUF2165 domain-containing protein has product MIFRLTRILVIAALALQISLVAFGNITDYGTNLAFVQHVLAMDTIFPDATIHYRAITSVPLQHAAYILIIAFETFAAILCWSGVWRMWRSRRASAAQFQRAKGLAAAGLSVGLLIWLVGFMGIGGEWFGMWMSDHWNGIESAFRLAILLLAALIYLERRDAELE; this is encoded by the coding sequence ATGATTTTTCGGCTGACCAGGATCCTGGTGATCGCGGCGCTGGCGTTGCAGATCAGCCTTGTCGCCTTCGGCAACATCACCGATTACGGCACCAACCTGGCGTTTGTGCAGCATGTGTTGGCGATGGATACGATCTTTCCCGATGCGACCATCCACTACCGCGCCATTACCTCGGTGCCACTGCAGCATGCGGCGTATATTTTGATTATCGCGTTCGAGACATTTGCCGCGATCCTGTGCTGGTCTGGCGTGTGGCGCATGTGGCGTAGTCGTCGCGCATCGGCCGCTCAGTTCCAGCGCGCCAAGGGATTGGCAGCGGCAGGTTTGAGTGTGGGTCTGTTGATCTGGCTCGTGGGCTTTATGGGGATCGGCGGTGAATGGTTCGGCATGTGGATGTCGGATCATTGGAACGGCATCGAGTCCGCGTTTCGCCTGGCGATCCTGTTGCTTGCCGCACTGATTTATCTGGAAAGGCGCGACGCCGAATTGGAATGA
- a CDS encoding Spx/MgsR family RNA polymerase-binding regulatory protein, which produces MTAATLYGLPNCDTCKKARNWLARFEVPHDFVDYRANPVPATTLKAWAEQVGGWEKLVNKSSTTWRNLLPQRKNPGSDPEWTLLLKEYPALIRRPVVVQADGAVSVGFSDNGFKKLFGRG; this is translated from the coding sequence ATGACCGCTGCCACGCTCTATGGACTTCCCAACTGCGATACCTGCAAGAAGGCGCGCAACTGGTTGGCACGCTTCGAAGTGCCGCATGACTTTGTCGACTACCGGGCCAATCCTGTGCCGGCAACCACATTGAAAGCGTGGGCCGAGCAGGTGGGCGGTTGGGAGAAGCTGGTCAACAAGTCCAGTACGACCTGGCGCAATCTGCTGCCGCAGCGCAAGAACCCTGGCAGCGATCCGGAGTGGACCTTGCTGTTGAAGGAGTATCCGGCGCTGATCCGTCGCCCGGTAGTGGTCCAGGCCGATGGCGCGGTGAGCGTCGGCTTCAGCGATAACGGCTTCAAGAAGTTGTTTGGCCGAGGATGA
- the dapD gene encoding 2,3,4,5-tetrahydropyridine-2,6-dicarboxylate N-succinyltransferase, with translation MQSIESLIDDAFERRNELAQAEVETHLRPAVEQVIDLLESGERRVAEPDGKGGWTVNQWIKKAVLLYFRINGNRVVDGGSAQAFDKVPLRFAHGNDVELETLGARVVPGALVRRGAHIAKDAVLMPSYVNIGAYVGAGSMVDTWATVGSCAQIGAGVHLSGGVGIGGVLEPLQANPTIIEDNCFIGARSEVVEGVVVERGSVIGMGVFLGQSTRIYNRMTGEVSYGRVPAGSVVVAGSLPAKDGSHSLYAAVIVKQVDEKTRSKTGINELLRSAE, from the coding sequence ATGCAAAGCATCGAATCCCTGATCGACGACGCCTTCGAACGTCGCAACGAGCTGGCCCAGGCCGAAGTCGAAACGCATCTGCGGCCAGCGGTGGAGCAGGTGATCGACTTGCTCGAATCGGGCGAGCGTCGCGTTGCCGAGCCGGACGGTAAAGGCGGCTGGACGGTAAACCAGTGGATCAAGAAGGCCGTGCTGCTGTACTTCCGCATCAATGGCAACCGCGTGGTCGACGGCGGCTCGGCGCAGGCGTTCGACAAGGTGCCGCTGCGCTTCGCGCACGGCAACGACGTGGAGCTGGAGACGCTTGGCGCACGTGTCGTACCGGGCGCGCTGGTGCGTCGTGGCGCCCATATCGCCAAGGACGCCGTGCTGATGCCCAGCTACGTCAATATCGGTGCCTATGTTGGTGCAGGCAGCATGGTCGACACCTGGGCAACGGTCGGCTCCTGCGCGCAGATTGGTGCGGGCGTGCATCTGTCCGGCGGCGTCGGCATTGGTGGTGTGCTCGAGCCGTTGCAGGCCAATCCGACCATCATCGAAGACAACTGCTTTATCGGTGCGCGCTCGGAAGTGGTTGAAGGCGTCGTGGTCGAGCGCGGCAGCGTGATCGGCATGGGTGTGTTCCTCGGGCAGTCCACGCGCATCTACAACCGCATGACCGGCGAAGTCAGCTATGGCCGTGTGCCGGCAGGCAGCGTCGTCGTTGCCGGCAGCCTGCCGGCCAAAGACGGTTCGCATAGCTTGTACGCCGCGGTTATCGTCAAGCAGGTGGACGAGAAGACGCGCAGCAAGACCGGTATCAACGAACTGCTGCGCAGCGCGGAGTAA
- the glnD gene encoding [protein-PII] uridylyltransferase translates to MVASVSLPPLPRLPIAIPRSGVSSEARRALRQLLGDLDRALATAFRDGADATALARRRGESVQRIVVHVWNACLGDVTEAALFAIGGFGRGLLFPHSDVDLLALVEHGDPPRLRALEQCFATLWDVGLKVGHAVRNPAQCKELAAQDPSVFTSLLDARRLAGDPALEERLRAIVDDPQLWPPRAYLDARLAERNARHARFNDTAYNLEPNLKDGPGGMRTLDSLRWLGRRLAHANDFRDMTADGLLDPAEQETLEQAEATLRRYRWALHLEAGRPEERLLFDYQRPLAERLGFRDEHAKNLGVEQFMQGYYRAASQIDRLGAQMVERFEEMLETPSEPQPVGTDFVRYGARLAVRDPDQLLYRPATLVELFIARVEAPGIVGFTADTMRRLHQATAVLEGQLADDPAVLDAFLRLLRMGAPAVDALWRMNRHGLLAAILPAFGRVFGRMQYDLFHVYTVDEHTLRVLHNVARFADPAARADFPIACEIWPTLEQPELMLLAALFHDIAKGRGGDHSVLGEEEARSFCAKLGLAFEDGEQVAWLVRWHLLMSTTAQRQDITDPDVVQRFADLVGDRNKLDLLYLLTIADIIGTSPKLWNGWKDRLLADLYTATRYALRSEEEVFGDAPTRMRECRERALELLEAEGFSKAACVRTWADFPELSFLRHRPEQIAWQTAAILRANGATPLVEVHPLSVRGTTELFVYVPDRDGLFAALTAMLDRLHFSVMEARILSSHTGMALDTFLLLDAATQQPATEMRAEELKQRMLRALAQPGHTHQPSKRNMSRHLKHFQFAPKIAFNVVGDRTRLSLVGTDRPGLLAAVAQAMAEAGVRVHDARIATFGERAEDFFLVTNRNDEPLSLPQQDQLLHKLLERINR, encoded by the coding sequence ATGGTTGCCTCCGTTTCACTCCCGCCGCTGCCCCGCCTCCCCATCGCCATTCCCCGCTCGGGCGTATCGAGCGAGGCGCGGCGTGCGTTGCGGCAATTGCTCGGCGACCTCGATCGCGCGCTTGCCACCGCATTTCGCGATGGTGCCGATGCCACTGCGTTGGCGCGGCGGCGTGGCGAGTCGGTGCAGCGGATCGTCGTGCATGTGTGGAATGCGTGCCTGGGCGATGTGACCGAGGCGGCTCTGTTCGCTATCGGCGGTTTCGGCCGCGGTCTGTTGTTTCCCCATTCGGACGTCGATTTGCTGGCGCTGGTCGAGCACGGCGATCCGCCGCGTCTGCGTGCGCTGGAGCAATGCTTCGCCACCTTGTGGGATGTGGGTCTGAAAGTCGGGCATGCGGTGCGCAATCCCGCGCAATGCAAAGAGCTGGCCGCGCAAGACCCCAGCGTATTTACCAGCCTGCTCGATGCGCGCCGTCTCGCCGGCGACCCAGCGTTGGAGGAACGCCTGCGCGCGATCGTCGACGACCCGCAACTGTGGCCGCCGCGCGCCTATCTCGACGCGCGCCTGGCTGAGCGCAATGCGCGGCATGCGCGTTTCAACGACACGGCCTACAACCTCGAACCGAATCTCAAGGACGGTCCGGGCGGCATGCGCACGCTCGATTCGTTGCGCTGGCTGGGTCGCCGACTGGCGCACGCGAACGATTTTCGCGATATGACCGCCGATGGTCTGCTCGACCCGGCCGAACAGGAGACGCTGGAGCAGGCCGAGGCGACGCTGCGTCGCTATCGCTGGGCCTTGCACCTGGAAGCCGGGCGGCCGGAAGAGCGCCTGTTGTTCGACTACCAGCGCCCCTTGGCGGAGCGGCTGGGGTTTCGCGACGAACATGCGAAGAACCTTGGCGTCGAGCAATTCATGCAGGGCTATTACCGCGCTGCCAGTCAGATCGATCGGCTGGGCGCGCAAATGGTCGAGCGTTTCGAGGAGATGCTCGAAACGCCCAGCGAGCCGCAGCCGGTCGGTACGGATTTCGTACGCTACGGTGCACGTCTGGCGGTACGCGATCCGGATCAATTGCTCTATCGACCCGCCACGCTGGTCGAGCTGTTCATTGCGCGCGTGGAAGCGCCCGGTATCGTCGGCTTTACCGCCGACACGATGCGTCGACTGCACCAGGCGACGGCCGTACTCGAAGGCCAGCTTGCCGACGATCCGGCCGTGCTCGATGCCTTCCTGCGCCTGCTGCGCATGGGCGCGCCGGCGGTCGATGCCTTGTGGCGGATGAATCGCCACGGCTTGCTGGCGGCGATCCTGCCGGCGTTCGGCCGCGTATTTGGCCGCATGCAGTACGACCTGTTCCACGTCTACACCGTGGACGAACATACCTTGCGCGTGCTGCATAACGTGGCGCGTTTTGCCGACCCTGCGGCCAGGGCGGATTTCCCGATCGCCTGCGAAATCTGGCCGACGCTGGAACAGCCCGAGCTGATGCTGTTGGCTGCCTTGTTCCACGATATTGCCAAGGGGCGTGGCGGCGATCATTCGGTGCTGGGCGAAGAAGAGGCACGAAGCTTCTGCGCCAAGCTCGGCCTGGCTTTCGAAGACGGCGAACAGGTCGCCTGGCTGGTGCGCTGGCACCTCCTGATGAGTACGACCGCGCAGCGCCAGGACATCACCGATCCTGACGTGGTGCAGCGTTTTGCCGATCTCGTCGGCGACCGCAACAAGCTGGATCTGCTTTACCTGCTGACCATCGCCGACATCATCGGCACCAGTCCCAAGTTGTGGAACGGCTGGAAGGACCGCCTGCTCGCGGACCTCTATACGGCCACACGCTACGCACTACGCAGCGAAGAAGAGGTCTTCGGCGACGCGCCTACCCGGATGCGCGAATGTCGCGAGCGTGCCCTCGAGTTGCTGGAAGCCGAAGGTTTTTCCAAGGCGGCTTGCGTGCGGACCTGGGCGGACTTTCCCGAGCTCAGCTTTCTACGTCACCGCCCGGAGCAGATTGCCTGGCAGACGGCGGCGATCCTGCGTGCCAACGGGGCGACGCCGCTGGTCGAAGTCCATCCGCTTTCCGTCCGCGGCACCACGGAGTTGTTCGTTTACGTTCCCGATCGCGATGGCTTGTTTGCGGCGTTGACGGCGATGCTCGATCGCCTGCATTTCTCGGTGATGGAGGCGCGCATCCTCAGTTCGCACACTGGCATGGCGCTCGATACGTTCCTGTTGCTCGACGCCGCGACCCAGCAGCCGGCCACCGAAATGCGCGCCGAAGAACTCAAGCAACGCATGCTGCGCGCGCTGGCACAGCCGGGACATACGCACCAGCCGTCCAAACGCAATATGTCCCGCCACCTGAAGCATTTTCAGTTCGCACCGAAAATCGCCTTCAACGTGGTGGGAGACCGCACCCGCCTGTCGCTGGTGGGAACCGATCGTCCGGGTCTGCTGGCGGCGGTGGCGCAGGCGATGGCCGAGGCCGGCGTTCGCGTGCATGACGCACGTATCGCCACCTTCGGCGAGCGCGCTGAGGACTTCTTCCTGGTGACCAACCGCAATGACGAGCCGCTCAGTCTGCCGCAGCAGGATCAGCTCTTGCACAAGCTGCTCGAACGCATCAACCGATAG
- the map gene encoding type I methionyl aminopeptidase, whose protein sequence is MAVTLKTPQDIEAMRVAGQLAAEVLAMLKEHVKPGVTTEDLDRLAYEHIVNVQKAIPANVGYNGFPKTLCTSVNHVICHGIPTPTKTLKDGDIINLDVTVIKDGWHGDTSRMYFVGTPSVLAKRLVDTTYEAMMRGIESVRPGATLGDIGHAIQKHAEAAGFSVVREYCGHGIGKVYHDEPQVLHYGKAGNGLTLQKGMTFTVEPMVNAGKPQTKQLPDGWTVVTKDHSLSAQWEHTIAVTDDGFEILTPWPDA, encoded by the coding sequence ATGGCAGTTACCCTGAAAACACCTCAAGACATCGAAGCGATGCGCGTGGCCGGCCAACTGGCCGCCGAAGTGCTGGCGATGCTCAAAGAACACGTCAAGCCCGGTGTCACCACCGAAGACCTCGATCGCCTGGCCTACGAGCATATCGTCAACGTGCAGAAGGCGATTCCGGCGAACGTCGGTTACAACGGCTTTCCCAAGACCCTGTGCACGTCGGTCAATCATGTGATTTGCCACGGCATCCCCACGCCGACCAAGACGCTCAAGGACGGCGACATCATCAATCTGGATGTCACGGTCATCAAGGACGGCTGGCACGGCGATACCAGCCGCATGTACTTCGTCGGCACGCCGTCGGTACTGGCCAAGCGGCTGGTCGACACCACCTATGAAGCGATGATGCGCGGCATCGAATCGGTGCGCCCGGGCGCCACCCTTGGCGATATCGGCCATGCGATTCAGAAGCATGCCGAAGCGGCGGGCTTCTCGGTGGTACGCGAGTACTGCGGTCATGGCATCGGCAAGGTCTATCACGACGAGCCGCAGGTGCTCCATTACGGCAAGGCCGGCAACGGCCTGACCCTGCAGAAGGGCATGACCTTTACGGTCGAGCCGATGGTCAACGCCGGCAAGCCGCAGACCAAGCAGCTGCCGGATGGCTGGACGGTGGTGACCAAGGATCATTCCCTGTCAGCGCAGTGGGAGCACACCATTGCGGTTACCGATGACGGCTTTGAAATCCTGACGCCCTGGCCGGATGCCTGA